TCTCTTTTAATTTCTGTACTTCAATCGGATGAAGCCAGTTCATACCCAATAAAAAGGCATTTGCAACCTGTATTTGTATGGCACTCTGGTTTTTATAAAAACTAAAAGGAGTACTGTAGGCATCTATACCAGTACGGATAAAATATGAAATCAGAGTTCTGAAAGTCGGCATATATTTAATATGAGTTGTGGATGGAATATTAAAAAGAGAGATTCCAAGAAGATTTTTCCAGTCTTTATGCTTATAATAGTAAAACCCCTTGTTTTCATTATATTCAGGAACCAATGGAAGATTTAAAAGATTACTACCATCAACACATATAATTCCAGGGTCCCCAATACTCCGGCCGGCAGTAATTTTTTCACCACCAAGATCAATATCAATATAAAAAGTCCAGTCAGAAATATCTTCAACCGGCAGAGATGATTTTTCCAAATCCGAACCAAGACAGAAATGAATGATATTTAACAGTGAGGTTTTCCCAAGTCCGTTACGTGAATCTTTACTGCCGGAGTCTTCCTTCCGGTCAGCAACAATAATATTAAGACCTTCATTAAATATAACTGATTTAAACCTCTTATCACTGGCATATAGCCCATGAATCATAATTTAACCCTCACAAGCTTATTATTTTTAAATTCAATGAGACCTAATGAATATAATAAATCCAGTGAAAGAATAAAACGCTCAAAACTGCCAATCTGAGAAGAATTCCTGACAGAATCCCATAACTCCGACAGATTTTTTTCACAGGATAAATACTTCAGTAATATTGCACCAACACCGATTAAAGCTTCATCTTCTTTGATATATTTATTTGGCAGTATCATTTTTCAAATACCTCACAGATTTCAAACATATGAGTCAGGATAACCAGACGGGCGGCATCCTGCCCAAAGTCATGTTCAGCACCCTGAAAATGTGTAAGCATCTCCATGAAGAGATCATCTCCGGAAAACTCCCTGTTTAATTCGAGGTACTTCTTTTTAAAGCCATTTTTTAACCTATCAGGGAAATCAGGATCTAGTTTTGACATCTCGGATAAATATTTACTTACCTCTCCACTACCACATAAACCCATTGAAATCAGCCGCCTTGATCTCTTCCCCAGACCATTCTTCAATATCTTTTCTTCAGGAGAGATAACCGTATAATCACTGCCTTCAAAATTCTCTCCCGAAGATATTGCTTTAGCAGCAATTTCTAATTCTGCAAAATCAACTTTAGCAACTGATATTTCAAGTTGATCTGAAACCCAGTTTTCATGTTCTGTTTTTATCTTCCGGAGCACATCGACCGAATATTTCTCCGGTTGTTCATCCACTATTTTATGACAGGTTGGACAGAGAAGAATGTAATTATCATAGCAATTCAGTTCTTTATCAGTATAATTTTCATCCCCACGTGGCCCTTTAGAACTATGTGCCACAATATGAGCAATTTGTCCAATCTGATTTATGCTCCCATCATCATCCGTATCAAGAACAATATTTTTACGGCAATCTCTAAAAGAACAGCGTCCTGCTGCTTTTGAAAACAATATTTTTATATCCTTAGCAGAGGGATTTTTCCTCGAATCACCCATATGATATCTCCACAAATAATTTTAAGCAAAACCTGATCGCTAGGATAATAATACAAAAGCAATGTGTTAAAAATTTAACTGAAGGTTAAAAATATAAATTAACCCATAATCTCACAGAACACTCTGAATTTCTCTTTTAAGGAGCTCGCTGATAACCTTGCCGTCAGCACGCCCGCGGGCCTCCTTCATGACAACACCCATAAGCGGACCTAAGGATCTCATGCCCTGCTCTTTGATGAATTCCTGCCTCTCACCGATAATCGTCCGGATAATGCCGGTCAGCTCCTCTTCTGAAATTCCGGGTGCGACACTCTCAACAGCCTCAGCCGGAGACATGCCCTTTGAAACGGCACGGATGAGATCAGGGATCGCCTCCTTTGCTGCCTTCCCGTCTTCAACAAGTTTCAGAAGCTCAAGCAATGAATCATCAGATAATGAATAGGTATCAACACCGTCACGGTAAAGCTCCCTTAAGGTTGCCAGAAGCGTTCTTGACGCAAGATTTGCCTTAATACCCTCACGAATCATCCTCTCAAAGAGGGGCATACGCGGAGAGTAGGCCATCTGCCTGGCAACCGCCCCGTCAAGGTTCAGTTCATTCTTAAACCTCTCCTCTTTGGCAGTTAAAAGCTCAGGTATCTCAAGTGAATTCCAGTATTCATCAGTAATCTCAACCGGAAATACATCAGTCTCAGGATACATCCTTGCAGCGCCGGGAAGTGGCCTCATATAAGCAGTGCTGCCTTCCTCAAGCATCTTTCTTGTCTCTTCTGGAACACCTTCAAATGCCATATTCGAGCGCTTAATAATCTGTGAGATTGCACACTCAGCCCTCTTTTTCTTATCCGCAACTATGATGACACAGTCCTCATCAGCAGCACCGACAAACTCCCTGAGTTTTGCAACCTCATCCTCAGTCACTCCATATGCCGGCAGTTCATCCGTATGGAAAAGCCCGCCGACACCGCACTTCTTTGCATAATCAGAGATCTCACTGCCAAGCCTTCTTCCGGGCTGGATCTCCCTGCCTACAAGCCCTGCAAAACCTCTGAGATTCACCGCAAGAATAGTCTTAGCCTTCTTTAAAATGCTTGAACCGGTCTCAGAGAAGACAGATGTAACATCAGTATAATCTTCCGGAACAGAAGCATTGCGGCGGATAAGCTCAGCACGGATCTCAAGGAGATTCACCTGCCTTAAGGCCTCACGCTTCACAACCTCCTCAATAAGGCTTAAATCCTGAATACCCTTGATCTCAACACGGGCACCCTCACTGATGGAGATATTGACATCCTGCCTGATGGTCCCAAGCCCTCTCTTAACGCGGCCTGTTGACCGGAGAATCATTCCGATATATGCTGCGACCTCCTTTACCTCATGAGGAGTCTTCATATCGGGGCCGGTTGTGATCTCAGCAAGAGGAATGCCAAGCCTGTCAAGTGAGAATATATCACCCTCAACCCTCTGTGCCGCCTCCTCCTCAAGGCATATCGATTCAATGACTGCACCGGCAGGGATTTTTCCGTTCAGTGCAACAAGTGCAGTCCTCTGAAAACCGGAAGTGTTTGAACCATCAATGACAAGCTTTCTCATCACATGAATCTGCTCAACAGGAGTCATGCCAAGCATCTTTGCAATAGTCATTGCAAGCCCGACAGCCTCAGGGTTCATCGGTGCCGGAGGTTCCTCATCGTTCTCTACAAGGCAGGTCGTGTCATAGGCATAATAGGTATAGGCACGATCCTCCTTCTTCATCTCCTCTTCTGCCGCCCGGTCAATCTTTCCCATCTCACTCTCGGTTGCCCGGAGAAATCTGAAAAATTCTCCATTCCTCTCTTCAGCATCACGGAGCAGAGTAGGGCAGTGGCAGAAGAGCTTCTCCCTTGTATTGAGCTGCTGATGAATCTCAATTCCGGCCTTAAGACCTAATTTCTTATAATCCATGAGGTGTGCACCCCCCAAGTTCACCGCGTAAATCAGAGAGCATGAGCTGCCTCACCTTCTCCTTATCATCTTCCATGCCAAGCACCCACATCAGTTTGACCATAGCAACCTCGGGAAGCATATCCTCACCCTCAATAATTCCGGCCTCAATAAGATCCCTGCCCGTATCATAGACACGATCACATACCCTGCCATTCAGACACTGAGAGGTCATAACAACCGTAGTTCCGGATGATACAAGTTCCCTCAAAGGCTCAATACAGACTGAAGATGTGTGCCCGAGACCGCTTCCGGCAACGACAAGCCCGGCATAACCGTCATAACTGCGGATAACATCAGGACTCATACCAGGATAGAACTGCACAAGCCCTACCTTCTCCTCAAGATCAGCACAAAGTTCCGGTTCAGAACTGCCACGCCTCACGGCATGCTTATTCAGACTGACCTCAAGTGAGGGATATTCAACCTTACCGAGAATGTCAATATCAATACTCCGGAACGCATCACGCCTGGAGGTATGCATCTTTCTGACCCTCGTGCCCCTGTGAATGGCGCAGTAGTCATCATTTGATGTCCCGTGCATCACAACCGAAACTTCGCCTAAGTCAGAGACAGCCGCAGCAGCACTGCACAGGCCATTCATCAGATTGTCACTTGACGGGCGGTCAGCTGACCTCTGAGAACCGACAAATACAACAGGAACAGGGGTTTTGAGCATGAAACTTACAGCAGCAGCCGAATACGACATGGTATCAGTACCGTGCGTAACAATAACTCCCGCAACACCGGACTCAATCTCACTGTAAATGGTTGAGGCAAGCTCTTTCCAGATATAAGGAGTCATATTCTCCGAAAGAATAGTTGCCGGAACATGAGAGGTGAAATTGCCAATCGAAGCCAGTCCCGGAATTGCCCTCATAATATCCTCAGCCTCAAACTGGCTCGTTACGGCTCCGGTTCTGTAATCAATCCTGGAAGCAATCGTTCCTCCGGTTGATACAATAGCAAGATCAGGAAGGCCTTCTTCCCGGGTAAATCCACCCTTAACAGCCTCCCTCTTCTCAGCATCAGCGGTTTTTGTCACTGTATCAAAGGACACCCCGATGTTGTACCCGTTGTCAAGCTTAATTACCGCTTTGCCATCTCTCTTTGTAATATAGGTGCCCTCGAGCATGCTTCCGGCATAACTGCATGACACCCGGTCTCCCGAATCCATTATTCCATTACCAGTTCTCTTGCTTTTTCTATCATATGCTTCTCTGACGAGTGAAGATGCATCTTAAGACCCCTGATCCATTCAAGGTCATCCGCATATGCAGCCTCACTTCTCATTATACTGGCCATTACAGCCTGCGGCGACGGTCCGCCGGTTGCGTTCCGGACATTTACAGACGTACTTACCTCAAGACTGTCAGCAACTGCATCCTCCGTAAGGCCAAGCTCCACAAGGGATATCCCCGCCATCTCTTTTGCAGACATCTCAAGCGTTTCAAGGTCAAGTTTTCCAGTTCTGACAGCACGCCCGACGATGTTATGCGCAGTCCTGAAGGCCAGACCATACTCCCTTACAAGAATATCGGCAAGTTCAGTTGCAGTCGTATTTCCCTTAACTGCCTCCTCCGCCATTCTCTTCCGGTTGATATGAGCAGTCCTTATCATCCCGTTCAGGATCTTTATTGAACTCTTAGTATCACTAATCGCCTTCCAGAGATGAGGCCATAACTCCTGCATATCGCGGTTATAGCTCATAGGAAGGTTCTTAATTATTGAAAATGCCGCCATCTGGCACCCGGAGACAGAACCCGCCTTTGCCCTCATAATCTCGGCACAGTCGGGGTTCTTCTTCTGAGGCATAATTGAACTTGTAGAGCAGTATTCATCAGCAAGAATTACAAAGCTGACAAATGAAGAACTCCAGAATATAATCTCCTCACACAGACGGCTTATATTATTCATAAGGATAGCACAGTCAGAGACCACTTCAAGGGCAAAATCGCGGCCGGCAACACAGTCCATTGTATTCTCCAGAACACCGCCAAAGCCAAGCAGATCAGACGTATACTCCCTGTCAATCGGATATCCGGTAGAGGCAAAGGCAGCAGCGCCGAGAGGGCACTGATCAATCCTCAGATAAGCATCGCCAAGCCTCTCAAAGTCCCTTTTAAATGCCTGCTCATAGTTCATCAGGTAATGGGCAACCGTTGTCGGCTGTGCATGCTGGAGATGAGTAAATCCCGGCATGTAAATATCAGTATTATCCTTTGCAAAACCGCAGAAGATACTCCTCAGGATAGCAATATCAGACATCAGGTCTAAGATCTCCTCTCTTAGTCTGATCCTGACGCATGTTGCAACCTCATCATTTCTTGAACGGCCCATATGAAGCCTGCCGCCGGAATCAATACCTATTTTATCTATAATATATGCCTCAATCCCGGCATGAACATCTTCAAATTTCTCGTCATATACGGAATCAGGAAGACCCTCATCATGCAGTTTCAGCAGGACATTCATTATTTTTTTTGCAGAATCCTGGTCTATTATTTCCTGCCTGGAAAGCATCAGCAGATGAGCAATATCTACAGACACATCTGCCATCCCGATGAAGCGGTCGGCCTCCATCGAAGATAAATAATCCCAGACTTCAGACGGGCGTGAGTCACCAAGGCGCCCACCCCTGAGTGGATCTTTTGTCATATGCAAAAACAACTCCTCTTATTATTGGTGTCAGAATAAATGATTAAATCCACGCATAGGCACCGGAGAGTCAGCAGGCAGGTACATCCATGAAAAAAACCACCCCATTGTCCACAGAAACAGATAATTTAATACATAAAGCCAATAAAGTTGACCCAAACAAAACCAATTAAATACTTTTCTTAATGAAATTACTATAGAACTCCATCAGGAGAGGTTAAAGGTATGAAAAAAATTGCAGGATTAATATTACTGGCACTGATTTCATTATCGCTTGTGCTTACAGCAGGATGTACAGGCACAGATGAAACACCGGCAGGAACAGAAAAAACAGCAAAAAGTCTGAATTTCGGTTACCAGCCAAGCACACACCAGATAGCCTATATGGCAGCAATGGAGAAGGGATGGTGGAGTGAGAACCTCGCACCATTCGGATACACCACCGACAGGAACAAAAACGAATTCCAGTTCCCTACAGGCGCACCGGAGATGCAGTCAATGATTGCAGGAGACATTGATGTCGCATACGTTGGCGCAGCACCGGTCATATCCGCACTTGCAACCGGACTTGACGGAAAGATCGTCGCCGCAGTACAGACACAGGGATCTGCACTCGTTGTCGGCAATGACATTGCATATGAAAAACCCGAAGACTTAAAGGGACACACAATTGCAACATTCCCATCCGGAACAATCCAGGATACACTACTCAGGGGATGGCTCAGGGATAACGGCATTGATGATGAAAAAGATGTTGACATACGCCCGATGGGTCCCGGAGATGCAATCACTGCAATAACCGCAGGACAGATCGATGCAGTATTCCTTCCGGCACCCTCACCGACAATCATTGAAAATGACGGCGCAGGCAGAATTGTAGTTAATTCCGGTGAAATGATGAAAGATCACCCATGCTGCGTACTTGTAGTCAGCGGAAAGATGATAAGGGAAAACCCGGACGCAGTTGTGGAAATTGTAAAGACCCACATTAAGGCTACAGATTATATCAGAGCCAACAAAGATGAGGCTGCTGAGATCTATTCAGGCTACACAAAGAACACAGTTGAAACAGTCAAAGATTCGTTCAGCAACTGGGACGGGGAATGGGTATCTGATCCAAATATCATCACCGGAGGAGTGATGGACTACGTCAAAACACAGGCAGAACTTGGATATATCGAGAAAGAACTGACACAGGACGAAATATTCGACCTTTCATTCTACGAAAAGGCAACTGCCTGAAGAAGTCTGACAATCAGACAAATATTTTTTTTATTCCCTCAGCACAAATATCTGGGAAAAGTGTTTTTTGTGCATCACTGCCACATATACAGTTATACTGATGCACCCCGCCGCTAACGGATAGGTTTTAAAAATGAAAATTAAGAAGAAATTAACCAGTAAAAAACTGCTCCTTCCGGTTGGGACTATAATTGCTGTAATACTCATATGGCAGGCCTTTGCCGTATTTATTGTAGGCAACAAATTTTTCCTCCCGTCCTTTACCGACGTCCTTGAAGCCCTTTATATGACGATCTTCGGTCCGAAAGGAACCCTGTTTAAAGACTTCCTCTA
The sequence above is a segment of the Methanoplanus limicola DSM 2279 genome. Coding sequences within it:
- a CDS encoding ABC-three component system middle component 6 produces the protein MILPNKYIKEDEALIGVGAILLKYLSCEKNLSELWDSVRNSSQIGSFERFILSLDLLYSLGLIEFKNNKLVRVKL
- a CDS encoding ABC-three component system protein, which produces MGDSRKNPSAKDIKILFSKAAGRCSFRDCRKNIVLDTDDDGSINQIGQIAHIVAHSSKGPRGDENYTDKELNCYDNYILLCPTCHKIVDEQPEKYSVDVLRKIKTEHENWVSDQLEISVAKVDFAELEIAAKAISSGENFEGSDYTVISPEEKILKNGLGKRSRRLISMGLCGSGEVSKYLSEMSKLDPDFPDRLKNGFKKKYLELNREFSGDDLFMEMLTHFQGAEHDFGQDAARLVILTHMFEICEVFEK
- the gatE gene encoding Glu-tRNA(Gln) amidotransferase subunit GatE, with amino-acid sequence MDYKKLGLKAGIEIHQQLNTREKLFCHCPTLLRDAEERNGEFFRFLRATESEMGKIDRAAEEEMKKEDRAYTYYAYDTTCLVENDEEPPAPMNPEAVGLAMTIAKMLGMTPVEQIHVMRKLVIDGSNTSGFQRTALVALNGKIPAGAVIESICLEEEAAQRVEGDIFSLDRLGIPLAEITTGPDMKTPHEVKEVAAYIGMILRSTGRVKRGLGTIRQDVNISISEGARVEIKGIQDLSLIEEVVKREALRQVNLLEIRAELIRRNASVPEDYTDVTSVFSETGSSILKKAKTILAVNLRGFAGLVGREIQPGRRLGSEISDYAKKCGVGGLFHTDELPAYGVTEDEVAKLREFVGAADEDCVIIVADKKKRAECAISQIIKRSNMAFEGVPEETRKMLEEGSTAYMRPLPGAARMYPETDVFPVEITDEYWNSLEIPELLTAKEERFKNELNLDGAVARQMAYSPRMPLFERMIREGIKANLASRTLLATLRELYRDGVDTYSLSDDSLLELLKLVEDGKAAKEAIPDLIRAVSKGMSPAEAVESVAPGISEEELTGIIRTIIGERQEFIKEQGMRSLGPLMGVVMKEARGRADGKVISELLKREIQSVL
- the gatD gene encoding Glu-tRNA(Gln) amidotransferase subunit GatD, with the protein product MDSGDRVSCSYAGSMLEGTYITKRDGKAVIKLDNGYNIGVSFDTVTKTADAEKREAVKGGFTREEGLPDLAIVSTGGTIASRIDYRTGAVTSQFEAEDIMRAIPGLASIGNFTSHVPATILSENMTPYIWKELASTIYSEIESGVAGVIVTHGTDTMSYSAAAVSFMLKTPVPVVFVGSQRSADRPSSDNLMNGLCSAAAAVSDLGEVSVVMHGTSNDDYCAIHRGTRVRKMHTSRRDAFRSIDIDILGKVEYPSLEVSLNKHAVRRGSSEPELCADLEEKVGLVQFYPGMSPDVIRSYDGYAGLVVAGSGLGHTSSVCIEPLRELVSSGTTVVMTSQCLNGRVCDRVYDTGRDLIEAGIIEGEDMLPEVAMVKLMWVLGMEDDKEKVRQLMLSDLRGELGGCTPHGL
- the argH gene encoding argininosuccinate lyase is translated as MTKDPLRGGRLGDSRPSEVWDYLSSMEADRFIGMADVSVDIAHLLMLSRQEIIDQDSAKKIMNVLLKLHDEGLPDSVYDEKFEDVHAGIEAYIIDKIGIDSGGRLHMGRSRNDEVATCVRIRLREEILDLMSDIAILRSIFCGFAKDNTDIYMPGFTHLQHAQPTTVAHYLMNYEQAFKRDFERLGDAYLRIDQCPLGAAAFASTGYPIDREYTSDLLGFGGVLENTMDCVAGRDFALEVVSDCAILMNNISRLCEEIIFWSSSFVSFVILADEYCSTSSIMPQKKNPDCAEIMRAKAGSVSGCQMAAFSIIKNLPMSYNRDMQELWPHLWKAISDTKSSIKILNGMIRTAHINRKRMAEEAVKGNTTATELADILVREYGLAFRTAHNIVGRAVRTGKLDLETLEMSAKEMAGISLVELGLTEDAVADSLEVSTSVNVRNATGGPSPQAVMASIMRSEAAYADDLEWIRGLKMHLHSSEKHMIEKARELVME
- a CDS encoding ABC transporter substrate-binding protein, with protein sequence MKKIAGLILLALISLSLVLTAGCTGTDETPAGTEKTAKSLNFGYQPSTHQIAYMAAMEKGWWSENLAPFGYTTDRNKNEFQFPTGAPEMQSMIAGDIDVAYVGAAPVISALATGLDGKIVAAVQTQGSALVVGNDIAYEKPEDLKGHTIATFPSGTIQDTLLRGWLRDNGIDDEKDVDIRPMGPGDAITAITAGQIDAVFLPAPSPTIIENDGAGRIVVNSGEMMKDHPCCVLVVSGKMIRENPDAVVEIVKTHIKATDYIRANKDEAAEIYSGYTKNTVETVKDSFSNWDGEWVSDPNIITGGVMDYVKTQAELGYIEKELTQDEIFDLSFYEKATA